The window CCGATTTTTTCCGGTTCCGGAATGAAGCATAATGAGCTTGCCGTTCAAATTGCGCGGCAGTCTAAAATCAGCGACGACAGCGGCAGTAATTTTGCAATTGTTTTTGCCGCCATGGGCGTTAAAAACGATGTGGCCGAATATTTCCGCCGTTCTTTTGATGAATCAGGCGTGCTGCAAAAGGTCGTTATGTTCCTGAATCTTGCAAACGATCCAATCATCGAAAGAATTCTGACTCCGCGCTGCGCGCTGACCGTTGCGGAATACCTTGCTTTTGAATTGGGGATGCACATCCTTGTCATTATGACCGACATGACTTCTTATGCCGAAGCGCTTCGTGAATTCAGTTCTTCCAAAGGAGAAATACCGGGCAGAAAAGGGTTTCCGGGTTACCTGTACTCCGACTTGGCCTCACTTTACGAACGGGCAGGAATGATCCGCGGTAAAAAAGGCTCCGTCACGCAGATTCCAATTTTAACTATGCCCAACGATGACGTTACCCACCCCGTCCCCGACCTGACCGGCTATATTACGGAAGGTCAGATCGTGCTGGACCGCTCGTTCGACAGTTCCGGTTTATATCCCCCCGTCGCCGTACTCCCCTCCCTTTCCCGTCTGATGAAAGATGGTATTGGAGCAGGCTACACGCGTGAGGATCATTCAGCGCTTTCCAACCAGCTTTTTGCTTCCTATGCAAAGGTAATGGATGCCCGTTCGCTCGCATCGGTTATCGGTGAAGAAGAGCTCTCCCCCATTGATAAGAAATACGTTGAATTCGGCAAACTGTTTGAATCCCAGTTTGTCAACCAGGGTTTCAATGAAAACCGCACCATTGATCAAAGCCTTGATTTAGGTTGGAAACTTCTTTCCACGCTGCCGCGCGGAGAGTTGGACCGTGTGGATGACGCTATCCTTGATAAATACTACGCTAAGACACAAGAACCGGAGAAACCCGATCAGGAAACGCCAAAGGAATAATTGTGCAGTATTGCACGATTTTTACCAACCAAAAAGGAGGTGAGCCGCATTGAGCAGCCAGACAGTGCCTACAAAAGGCAATTTGCTCGCCACAAAAAAGACCCTTGCGCTTTCACGCACAGGCTTTGATCTTCTTGACCGTAAACGCAATATTTTAATTCGTGAAATGATGGCTCTGATTGAACGGGCCGCAAAAATTCAAAGCGTAATCGACAATACGTACGATGAGGCCTACGCCGCGCTGCAAAGAGCAAATATTACTTTGGGCATCTGCGACGAGCTGTCGCGCACGGTTCCGCTTGACAACAATCTGAATGTGGCGTACAGAAGTGTAATGGGTGTTGAAATACCAATGGTTTCTTTTGACACGGTATGTGTTCCGATTCCATTTGGACTGAATTCCACCAACATCACCCTTGACAACGCCTATATCAAATTTTCCGAAGTAAAGCGGCTGACCGCTGAGCTTGCAGAGGTTGAAAACAGCGTTTACCGGCTGGCCGACGCAATAAAGAAGACACAAAAAAGAGCCAACGCACTGAAAAACATTATGATTCCCCGCTTTGAAGAAACAGTGAAGTTCATATCGGACGCGCTGGAAGAAAAAGACAGGGAAGAGTTTTCCCGCTTAAAAGTCATTAAAAGACAAAAAGCCCATAAATAAAAAGGATGCGTCCCGAGGGATGCATCCTTTTTATTTATTCTGTAATTCTGATCAGATATCTTCAGGGTCAACGACCGTCTTGTCCTCTGTAGAGGCATAAGCCAGTTTTTCTACAATTTCCTTTGTATCGCGGGCAATTACAAGCTCTTCATTTGTAGGAATGACATAGACGGCAACTTTTGAATCGTAAGTGGAAATTTTACCCTCACGGCCGGAAACCATTTTATCATTCAGAACCGGGTCAATTTTCACCCCAAAGAATTTCAGACCGCGGCAGATTGCGTAACGCAGATGGGACTGGTTTTCACCAAGACCCGCTGTAAACACGATACAGTCAAGGCCGTTCATCGCCGCCGCATAGGAACCAATGTATTTTATAATCTGATAAGACAGCATTTCATGAGCGAGGATCGCTTTAGGATCCCCCTCAATTTCCGCTTTCATAACATCGCGGTCATCACTGTAACCGCTGATGCCCAGCAGACCTGATTTCTTGTTCAGGATTTCATCCATCTGAGCAGGAGAAAGACCTTCTTTCTCCATGATGAATGTCACCACCGACGGGTCAAGTGAACCGGAGCGGGTACCCATCATGAAGCCGTCAAGGGGCGTCAGGCCCATGCTGGTATCAATTACTTCGCCGCCCTTAATTGCAGCAATAGAGGATCCGTTGCCGATGTGGCAGGTAACCATGCTGATATCCTCAATCGGCTGATGCATGATATGCGCACAGTGATTGCTTACATAGCGGTGGGAAGTGCCGTGAAAGCCATAACGGCGAATTTTGTATTTCTCATAATATTCATATGGAATTGCAAACATATACGCCTTTTTCGGCATGGTGGAATGGAAGGAAGTGTCAAAAACAACACATTCAGGCACGTTCTTTCCAAAAACTTCACGGCAGGCAAGGATGCCCTGAAGCTCAGGACCATTGTGCAGCGGAGCCAATGGAATCAAGCTTCTGATTCCGTCAATAACATCGTCATTGATAAAAAGAGATTTGCTGAAAATTGCGCCGCCCTGAGCAACGCGGTGACCGATT of the uncultured Caproiciproducens sp. genome contains:
- a CDS encoding V-type ATP synthase subunit B: MILDYIGLQEINGSLIVLDNVENASFEEVVDIRLDDGTMRQGRIVQMEGGRVVIQVFEGTRGISLDNTSTRLMGHPMEMPLSPEILGRVFGGSGRPIDGLGDIFPVKKGNINGTPINPVSREYPKNYINTGISTIDTLMTLIRGQKLPIFSGSGMKHNELAVQIARQSKISDDSGSNFAIVFAAMGVKNDVAEYFRRSFDESGVLQKVVMFLNLANDPIIERILTPRCALTVAEYLAFELGMHILVIMTDMTSYAEALREFSSSKGEIPGRKGFPGYLYSDLASLYERAGMIRGKKGSVTQIPILTMPNDDVTHPVPDLTGYITEGQIVLDRSFDSSGLYPPVAVLPSLSRLMKDGIGAGYTREDHSALSNQLFASYAKVMDARSLASVIGEEELSPIDKKYVEFGKLFESQFVNQGFNENRTIDQSLDLGWKLLSTLPRGELDRVDDAILDKYYAKTQEPEKPDQETPKE
- a CDS encoding V-type ATP synthase subunit D; translated protein: MSSQTVPTKGNLLATKKTLALSRTGFDLLDRKRNILIREMMALIERAAKIQSVIDNTYDEAYAALQRANITLGICDELSRTVPLDNNLNVAYRSVMGVEIPMVSFDTVCVPIPFGLNSTNITLDNAYIKFSEVKRLTAELAEVENSVYRLADAIKKTQKRANALKNIMIPRFEETVKFISDALEEKDREEFSRLKVIKRQKAHK
- a CDS encoding acetate kinase — encoded protein: MKILVINAGSSSLKYQLIDMETEAMLAKGNCERIGIEGGTFTHKTADGLKKDMKITMVDHKEAFKLVTAALTDKQVGVIKDLSEVTAIGHRVAQGGAIFSKSLFINDDVIDGIRSLIPLAPLHNGPELQGILACREVFGKNVPECVVFDTSFHSTMPKKAYMFAIPYEYYEKYKIRRYGFHGTSHRYVSNHCAHIMHQPIEDISMVTCHIGNGSSIAAIKGGEVIDTSMGLTPLDGFMMGTRSGSLDPSVVTFIMEKEGLSPAQMDEILNKKSGLLGISGYSDDRDVMKAEIEGDPKAILAHEMLSYQIIKYIGSYAAAMNGLDCIVFTAGLGENQSHLRYAICRGLKFFGVKIDPVLNDKMVSGREGKISTYDSKVAVYVIPTNEELVIARDTKEIVEKLAYASTEDKTVVDPEDI